tttcgtTTATCTGTGTTTAAAATTTTCCAATAAAAAACTCAGAATTGCGATGACTTCAAATTCAATCAAACTTGGGTAACAAGtttaatttaatatgaACTAGGTGATTATTTCActgtaatattattttctgttattcttaataaaaaaaacaaaaacatataatattataaaagaaaaaaatatatatatatatatatatatacaatatatacaaaaatataaatatgatatatattatatatatttatatgtatttaccttctttatttttaacatttAGACAGAAATTCAATATAGAAGAAACTCACGTTTCgattttctttataatttaatactagtgtacaaaaaaaaaaaaaaaaaaaaaaaaaaaaaaaaaaaaaaaaaaaaaaaaaNNNNNNNNNNNNNNNNNNNNNNNNNNNNNNNNNNNNNNNNNNNNNNNNNNNNNNNNNNNNNNNNNNNNNNNNNNNNNNNNNNNNNNNNNNNNNNNNNNNNNNNNNNNNNNNNNNNNNNNNNNNNNNNNNNNNNNNNNNNNNNNNNNNNNNNNNNNNNNNNNNNNNNNNNNNNNNNNNNNNNNNNNNNNNNNNNNNNAAATGATTATACTTTGTAAGGtgtttaaaaatgaattataaaaaaaaaaaaaaaaaaaaatgtatataatatattatattatttttatgtattgTAGCTAAGTTAAAtgattaaaaaattatttttttttgtaaaaaacaaactatttttaatatatatacatatatatttatttattttattttactttaTGAACATGCATATGTTATTACAAAGAAGTGCACATTGAATGTTCTCATTGATTTGCACCTTTTATACCTCATGAATACTTTATATTAATActgtttttttaaatatatcatataaaaatatatgatatagatgtatatatttaatcaTTTACTTATAGTACTAAATCATTTTGAACTACTTCATTATCATATTCCTTCATCGTATATTTCTTCATGACCTACGTGTGGATTTTTTTCCAAAGGTCTTTCAATTACCCACCTAGGCGGATTCATATTTCTTTCAGACTTATCAACAGGCCAATCAAGCAAGCAGTCGTGTCTTTCTTCATCAGGTACCATTTCTCCTTCAGATGCAGATGGtccttttttaatttgttcctttcttttttgaatttcttctttcatttttttatttttttcccaCATAACATTTCTTTCTTCTTTTGACTGTTCACTTTCTGGGTCGATATTATATTGTCTGTGTACATCTTTTCTATATAACCAATTTTTGGTTTCTTCTAACTCTTCTGACgttgttttatatttattccATGGTACATCAGTATATCTATCTTTATCCATATAAAATTCAGGGTTACGAAATTCTTCGTCCAAAGAACCATCGTCACATATATGACAGTTATTATAAAGCGCATTTTCAATATACTGAAAATTTTCAGATAAATAATCAATAGTTTTTAAAAGTGCTGATTTCGGTGTAATTGAACCATCTGTATGCATTTCTACAATATTAATTTCTCCTAGTGTATCTAAATTAATACCTCTTCTTTGACCAGTAAATACAAAATGTTCAACAGGTGTACAACTACTagaaaaatgaataaaattatCTTTACATATATCTCGATTTCTAGATTGTGATCCATATTCTGGCATAACGTATTCTTCAAAACTTTCTATTTTTACATCCATAGACAAATAACTACCAGCAGCAActgaacatatatattgatttCTATTTACAATTTCTACATTCTTAGGTAATTGCATATGACCTGCTACTACTATCATTGGACCTTTAATTCGAAATTTACctatcatataattatccATATCAACATCCTCTGgtacatttttaaaagttATTTGTCTTAAATTCTGAGCTAGatcaaaaaaattttctCTTACCCCAACTATACAATAAAATTCATGTTTCATATTAGGTATTCGTAAAGCAGTTACTCTTCCTCCCtttaaatgttttataGCAACTCTTCTAAATgcatttaaaaaaataggTGATAATTCTACATCATGTGAAtgcataaaaaaatatgtatatgcTCTACCTTCATGATATTTTACTGGTTGTATTTGTTTAAATCGAAAACCAAAAGTTTTAGGACCTCCTCTTTTTGCATCATAATATGTATCAtctaataattttttatctaATTGATAAGAATCAATTAATGATTTCTTTTCTTTACATAAATcatcaaaatatttattatatttatgaaaatCATATATCTCAGGTTTATAATCCATAGGCATACCTTCATATACCTTTCCACcctcatatatatatggagGCAATTCACCTTTTGACCTATCCATTTTATCTACTCTTTCTAAAtctatttcttttaaatcctttttaattatttcattatcatAAACATTATATCGATGCtccttttccttttctCCTTTTCTTATTTCAAACcaattcattttattttcgGATCCTCTTCTTTTCCTTTCATCATCATCcatatcatcatatttatGATATGCTTCTTCATATTCTTTCAAATAATCTTCGTCAATATTTTCTTTCCcatctttattttcttcatcaaTTCCCtcaaatttataaatatctctgttgttatattttctatttttcACACCCTCATTTTGGTTGATATAAAATCGTTTGAGATTATTGCGTTTATGTCTCTCAGGGTTCtctacaaaaaaatatatatatgaataaataaatataaataaataaataaataaataaataaatatatatatatatatatatatatacatatattgtttttttttttttttttttttttttttttttcgaaTTACTAATTTGTATGGGCAAGAAGGCCGGATTTTTAGTTTTTAAAATTACACAAAAAGACCAATAAATATTGAACGCTGTTAAAAAGAATAgtaataagaataataatgacattatatatttctacTCATATTAAAATGTGAGAAATATCATCTCAGTCATATTCATCTTGAAAATAATTCTGAAACGTATATAATATCTAATGTCgacaaaaaaagaaacaaagCTAGCTATTTGTGTAGGTAAATGTTTAATATGAATCAATATTAATGGATTATATGCCcattaaaaatttttaatttataaaaaataaaaaaatatcttaAAATATTGAATTAATTCAagaaattttaattataacattataaaataaaaaaacaaaacaatttaataattatccaatgagaaatataatatatatttatgtatagatattattttcctttttgaaaatatgttaatatatatgtatatagTTCCAAATGAAAACTTTtattctttctttttttcaaatatttaattttacaaatgaacagtatataaattccgtttcatttttaaatctATTTTATTCCTTCATCATGTgctttttatttttttctcctccttattttgtattattatatattgtagTAATTCATAATTACTAAatttcatcttttttttttttcttgttttttttttttttttcttttttcatttacacacaataatataagaataaagaaaaaatacaGTAAAAGGTAAAAAGCCGAAACACATGATGTAATATTATCTTTTCAAACATCATATTccctttatttttattatatatacataaatatatataataatatatattatatatatataaattttaattatattatgcctcaatcattttctttatattttttttttttttgttttttcatAATGGTATTTTTTACagttttcattttttagtactttaataaatatatatatatatatatatatataatccTTGGCAAATTCAAAATATTAGATGTGTGcaatatataagtatataaataaaaaatataatatatataaaatattatactattatatatatatatatgatatttatattctttttttttatttttaaaataagataaatgtaattgtatttaaaaaatattatatgagAAGGAATGGTTTAAGATTTTATTGTTTTCTAAAAAGTACTactttaaataaaaaaaaaaaaaaataaaataattaaaaaagagGAATTAagttaaaatattatacacaaataaaaaaaaaaaaatgtaatatataaataaaaatataaatatattatataaatatatattcacatatatatataatatatataatatatatatatatatatttaaatttgtTCTTAGTgcttaatatatatattataatatatattatacataatttatattcttctcattattattatatatataaaatttatctatatttttttattcgAGGAAAAActtttgtttatatatgaagaaacatttttttttttctctagctgatttttttttttttttaaaaggaataaatcttaaaaagaaaaaaaaaaaattttaaattatataaaatatattattatatattttttttatattaaaatattatctttttattgttaatttttttttctttttttcatttttttttttttcttcactttttttcttttcttttttttcatttttttttttcttttttttttctattttttttttttacataattacttttccttttttattttattttaatttatttaattattatattatatatatatatatatatttgtttgGTGTAGCATAAATCgaataaattaaaaataaatatattttttttattttatcatattgtttttttataattgaGATTTAtagattttttttaagaatctcaaaatttttatgtgttatttttatgagttatacatttatttttatatatttcaaaagaataggaaaaaaaaaaaaaaaaaaatttctcacggataatataatgatatattatataatttgatatatatatatatatatatatattaatgatattataattcaatatgatatataaaatatttacgtctttattatattattatatatatatatatatataaatctttcttttctttttttctttttttctttttttctttttttctttttttctttttttctttttttctttttttctttttttctttttttctttttttttgtggaaataaacaaatgtatataataaaggaAATGTTTTAATTAAAGTGTATCgtctttattatatttaactgtatagtttttttttttattttattttttatttttttttttcaataaattattaaaaattattcaaTTTGATAACAAGgttcttttaaaaaaaccttaagtatacataataaattgATTTAATTCagtttatatttttttttcttttttttttttattattatatagtAGAAACATTgttttaattaaaattaaaaaaagaaaaaagaaaatagcttatacatatattatcctccattttgtattattttcacacaaaataaaataaataaataaaaaaaaatatatatatatatatatatatatattttgattcGCTTTTTTTGTGAAAAgggaaatatatatatgtatgaatGTTCAATATTGCTACTTACCTATTATATTTCATCTAAGGATCGTAGATAATGGATAATCGAGGTATACGTAGAAGGAAAGAAGGACAAGAAAACGATATCAATATAGAGAATAATGCCGACATATTTATTAGAGAGACTTCAAGAaatagtagtaataattggaataataatataaggAAATATGAGAatgaacataaaaatatgcatactaataattctttaagaaatataacA
The genomic region above belongs to Plasmodium reichenowi strain SY57 chromosome 13, whole genome shotgun sequence and contains:
- a CDS encoding DNA-directed RNA polymerase alpha chain, putative, producing MSLLFLLLFFLTAFNIYWSFCVILKTKNPAFLPIQIKNPERHKRNNLKRFYINQNEGVKNRKYNNRDIYKFEGIDEENKDGKENIDEDYLKEYEEAYHKYDDMDDDERKRRGSENKMNWFEIRKGEKEKEHRYNVYDNEIIKKDLKEIDLERVDKMDRSKGELPPYIYEGGKVYEGMPMDYKPEIYDFHKYNKYFDDLCKEKKSLIDSYQLDKKLLDDTYYDAKRGGPKTFGFRFKQIQPVKYHEGRAYTYFFMHSHDVELSPIFLNAFRRVAIKHLKGGRVTALRIPNMKHEFYCIVGVRENFFDLAQNLRQITFKNVPEDVDMDNYMIGKFRIKGPMIVVAGHMQLPKNVEIVNRNQYICSVAAGSYLSMDVKIESFEEYVMPEYGSQSRNRDICKDNFIHFSSSCTPVEHFVFTGQRRGINLDTLGEINIVEMHTDGSITPKSALLKTIDYLSENFQYIENALYNNCHICDDGSLDEEFRNPEFYMDKDRYTDVPWNKYKTTSEELEETKNWLYRKDVHRQYNIDPESEQSKEERNVMWEKNKKMKEEIQKRKEQIKKGPSASEGEMVPDEERHDCLLDWPVDKSERNMNPPRWVIERPLEKNPHVGHEEIYDEGI